GAGGCCGACATTCCGTCAGTTGCATACGGCCAGGCCCATCCTCGCGGCACCCGTGACATCCTGCTTGCCAAGGGGCCTGAAGGGCTGGCCAAGTGGGTGCTTGACGAAAAAAAACTGCTGGTGACCGATACCACCTGGCGTGATGCTCACCAGTCGCTGCTGGCGACCCGGGTCCGGACCGAAGATCTCGACAAGATCGCCCACGCCACGGCTCACCTCGGCGGCGGACTCTTCTCGCTCGAGATGTGGGGCGGTGCGACCTATGATGTCTCCATGCGCTTTTTGCGGGAAGATCCCTGGTAGCGTCTCGAGCGGTTGCGCAAAAAGGTGCCGAACATCCTGTTCCAGATGTTGCTGCGTGGTTCCAACGCCGTCGGCTACACAAATTATCCCGATAACGTCGTCCAGGATTTTACCGTCAAGGCGGCCGAAGTCGGGGTCGATGTTTTCCGGATTTTCGACTCGCTCAACTGGACCAGGGGAATGCAGGTTGCCATGGAAGCGGTCCGCGAGCGAACCGACGCCGTCTGCGAAGCGGCAATGTGCTACACCGGTGATATCCTCGATCCGAAGCGTGACAAATATCCGCTCAAATACTATGTCGATCTCGGCAAAGAGCTTGAAAAAATGGGTGCCCACATATTGGCAATCAAGGATATGGCCGGATTGCTCAAGCCGTTTGCCGCCGAAAAACTGGTGAAGGCGCTCAAACAGGAGATCAGTATACCGATTCACCTGCATACCCACGATACGTCGAGCAACGGTGGGGCGATGCTGTTGATGGCGGCCCAGGCCGGGGTCGATATCGTCGATACGGCAATCTCCTCGGTGTCTGGCCTGACTGCCCAGCCTAATATGAACTCGCTGCTGGCAGCACTTGAAGGGAGTATCTGGGATCCGCAACTCGATAACGAAGGACTGCAGAAGCTCGCCAACTACTGGGAGACGGTTCGGACCTATTATGCTCCGTTCGAATCGGAGCTGCGCAGCGGCACCGCCCAGGTTTATCATCACGAAATTCCCGGCGGTCAGTACTCGAACTACAAGCCGCAGGTCGAGGGGCTCGGACTCGGCCACCGCTGGGAAGAATGCAAGGAGATGTACCGAAAGGTTAATTTCATGTTCGGCGATGTCATCAAGGTCACCCCGTCATCGAAAATTGTTGGTGACATGGCGATGTTCATGGTCCAGAACAATCTTGAGCCGGAGGATGTTTTCGAACGGGGCGAGGATCTGGCCTTCCCGCAAAGCGTCATTGATTTCTTCAAGGGTATGATTGGTCAGCCGGTCGGTGGTTTTCCGGAGCGGCTGCAGGCGATTATCCTCAAGGGTGAACAGCCGTTGACCTGTCGTCCAGGTGAAATGCTCGAACCGATTGATTTCGATGCCAAGAAGGAAGAACTCGAGAAAAAACTCGGCCACCAGGTTCCTGATCGTGATCTCCTCTCGGCAGTCCTTTATCCCGGTGTTTTCGAGGAGTTCTACCGTTTCCGTCAGGAATTCTCAGATACTTCGGTTCTGCCGACGCCGGTATTTTTCTTTGGTCTTGAACCGGGAGATGAAACCTACATCGAGATCGAAGAAGGCAAGACCCTGATTATCAAACTTAACGCCATTGGACGAATTCAGGATGACGGCACCCGCAACATCTACTTCGAGCTCAACGGTGAGCCACGCGTTGTCGTGATTCGCGACAACTCGGTTGAATCGAGTGAAGAGGCGCACCAGAAGGCCGATCCGGACGATGCGAGGCAGGTCGGCGCGCCGATGCCGGGCAAGATCTTCAAGCTACTGGTCGCTGTCGGCGATGCGGTCAAGGCAGGTGAGACCCTGTTGACCACCGAGGCAATGAAGATGGAAACCAACGTCAAGGCGAAAAAGGACGGGGTGATTGCCGACCTCAGGTTCGGTGAAGGAGCCCAGGTCGATCAGGGCGATCTTCTGGTGATGATGGAGTAAGGCTGGCAACTTTGACGAGTTGGTAGTAACCAATACTGCAAAAGCGGGGACAGAATCGATTCTGTCCCCGCTTTTAATTTCAGGTAATGAGCAACCCGAGCCCACTCCCCAGCGCGGCCAAAACAAAGCTGATTAATGTCCATTTCTGAGCTGGAATAATTTCCGTTGTTTTATTTTTTTGCATCAGCCTGATCGCGGCCATGATGCCGAACGGCATGCCGATTATGCCGAGTCTTATTCCTTCATTGAGACCGACAACCGGAAGAACAAGCAACAACAGGTACGCTACAATTATCATTGTCATGAATAACCATTCGGCACTATTTCGACTTAACCTGACAACGAGATTCTTCTTGCCGGCGGCGAGGTCGGCGTTGCGGTCCGGAAACTCATTGATCACCAGAAAGGCAGCTATCAGGATACCGAGCGGTAGTGAAAGCAGGATGACATCTGTTGGCAACGTGTGTCTTTGCACCAGGTAGGTGCCGCAACAGATCAGTGGTCCATAGGTGACGGCGACGGCCAGTTCACCAAATCCGCGGTAGGAGAGTTTGGCCGGTGGTGCGTTGTAGAAATAGGCAAGACCAACACCGATCAAGCCGATTACAAAAATAAGGGGCTCACGGTAGAAAGTGATCACAAATCCGGCGGCGATACCGTGCAGATAGAAGAGAGCGGCGACGGCGAAGGTTTGTCGGCTGGTCATAAGGCCATCGACAATAACCCGTTTTCCTCCCGAAAATGGGCTTTGATCCTCATCGTTGACTCCCATATCCGCTTCGTAATCAAAAACTTCTCCCGAAGCGTTCTTGGCCGCTTCCAGGAAAAATATACCTGCCACCGTTAATGCCAGCCATCCCCAGTGAATCGAGCCGACAGATGCAGCAATGCAGGTACCGAGGAATATGGAGGATATCGATGCAAGACTGATTTTCGGGTCGATGAGGCGCCAGATGCCGAGCAGGATGTTTCCGGTTACTGCAGTATTTTCTGCATGTGCGTGATTGTTGTTGATGATCTGTTCGGATGAAGACGCAGATAGATGCATTGGATCCATTTTGCCCTCCATAATGTTAGAGATATTTAACTTTAGGCCGAATCCTTGTGAATGCAACTGCATCGGCTCATTTTCACGAGAGTCATGCGCAGTTTCATGATTGTAGAGATTTAGGACCTGAATAGGTCGGGGGGGGATTGGAACCCGGATTGATTGCAGTGAAAAGTTGCCGGCGTGATATTTTCAGGACTTATTCGCAACTTGTTTTAAGCCGCAGCTGTCTTTCAGGAGCCTTATTTGCACATATACTCGATAATTTCATCGATAAATTCATCGCCATAGCGTTCGAGCTTGGTCTGACCCACTCCATTAATGCCGAGCATATCTTCTCGGTTGGTCGGCAGGGTCGCCGCCATCTCGGCAAGTGAACCATCGCCGAAAACGACATAAGGCGGCACGCCGTCACGATCGGCGATCTGTTTGCGCCTGGCGCGCAGTAACTGGAACAGATCCTCGTCGTATTCGATACCTGCAATTTTACGAGCTGGTTTCTTGTTGCGTTCGGGTTTGACCCGCAATCGGCTTAATGACAGTTTTTTTTCACCACGTAAAAGTGGCCGGGCGGCTTCAGTCAGTTTGATTATCGAATAGTTGGCCATGTCCTGTTCGAGGTAGCCGAGGTGGATCAGTTGTCGCAACAGGTGGCTCCAGTGATCCTGATTCTGGTCTTTGCCAATACCCCAGGTTGAGAGTTTTTCATGCTGCAGCGAGTAGATTCGTTCTGTTTTGGCGCCACGTAATACATCAACAACGTGGCCGATGCCGAAACGCTGGCC
The nucleotide sequence above comes from Desulfuromonas sp.. Encoded proteins:
- a CDS encoding 1,4-dihydroxy-2-naphthoate octaprenyltransferase, which produces MQLHSQGFGLKLNISNIMEGKMDPMHLSASSSEQIINNNHAHAENTAVTGNILLGIWRLIDPKISLASISSIFLGTCIAASVGSIHWGWLALTVAGIFFLEAAKNASGEVFDYEADMGVNDEDQSPFSGGKRVIVDGLMTSRQTFAVAALFYLHGIAAGFVITFYREPLIFVIGLIGVGLAYFYNAPPAKLSYRGFGELAVAVTYGPLICCGTYLVQRHTLPTDVILLSLPLGILIAAFLVINEFPDRNADLAAGKKNLVVRLSRNSAEWLFMTMIIVAYLLLLVLPVVGLNEGIRLGIIGMPFGIMAAIRLMQKNKTTEIIPAQKWTLISFVLAALGSGLGLLIT